The Brachyhypopomus gauderio isolate BG-103 chromosome 17, BGAUD_0.2, whole genome shotgun sequence genome includes a window with the following:
- the gpr65 gene encoding G protein-coupled receptor 65, with protein MYQCWEKMNSTPTASMLTTADPDCYPEFPENLFFFSLHLFVILFGIPSNAFSLYISYRHIKQKNELGIYLFNLAFSDLCLIAGLPMWMEFSYYDHWRHDKTVCTVCVFLLYTNYYTSSVLLSCIAIDRYLGVVHPFNFLLLRKPSTAVVITATVWTFIVAFNYMTIFPQAIYDSSSGVCLDVFPLSQRQKRVHVARFVIGFMLPALVVAFCYWRIGVEVRANQATGLPERRQVFRLLGAMLLSLFICFGPVHIMLLLRAVFEECRPPVWLFLLYKISAALSCLNCLADPFLYCFITKTGQASINQAFLRLTRGA; from the exons ATGTACCAATG CTGGGAGAAAATGAATTCAACACCTACTGCTTCCATGTTGACCACTGCTGATCCAGACTGCTATCCTGAGTTTCCGGAAAACctgttcttcttctctctccatttgtttgtcattctattTGGAATTCCCTCCAACGCATTCTCCTTGTACATCTCCTATCGACACATCAAACAGAAAAATGAGTTGGGGATCTATCTTTTTAACCTGGCTTTCTCTGACCTCTGCCTCATTGCAGGCTTGCCTATGTGGATGGAGTTCAGCTATTATGATCACTGGCGTCATGACAAAACTGTGTgtaccgtgtgtgtgttcctcctcTACACCAACTATTACACCAGCTCTGTGTTGCTAAGCTGCATCGCTATAGACCGCTACCTTGGCGTGGTTCATCCTTTTAACTTTCTCCTCTTGCGCAAACCCAGCACAGCTGTGGTTATCACTGCCACTGTGTGGACTTTCATAGTTGCGTTCAACTACATGACTATTTTCCCACAAGCCATCTACGATAGTTCCTCCGGAGTGTGCTTGGATGTCTTCCCACTCTCCCAGAGACAAAAGAGGGTCCACGTAGCTCGTTTTGTTATTGGGTTCATGCTGCCTGCTCTTGTTGTTGCGTTCTGCTACTGGAGGATTGGCGTGGAAGTGCGGGCCAACCAAGCCACAGGCCTTCCGGAGCGCAGACAAGTGTTCAGGCTACTGGGGGCGATGCTTCTTAGCCTGTTCATCTGTTTTGGCCCAGTCCACATCATGTTGCTACTGAGGGCAGTTTTTGAAGAATGCAGGCCTCCTGTGTGGCTCTTCCTGTTATATAAGATAAGTGCAGCTCTTTCCTGTCTTAACTGCTTGGCTGACCCATTCCTGTACTGCTTCATCACCAAAACGGGCCAAGCCAGCATCAACCAAGCCTTTCTGAGACTGACCAGAGGAGCATAG